A DNA window from Hydractinia symbiolongicarpus strain clone_291-10 chromosome 6, HSymV2.1, whole genome shotgun sequence contains the following coding sequences:
- the LOC130647130 gene encoding translocating chain-associated membrane protein 1-like, which yields MRGKKGKTPPFLSQEFIIQNHGDIVSCVCMVVMVGLMFQATQPLSQIFIAAQHNITKEVEDQKIINYTYGWKDLCTIFFYSLCWIVMHAIIQEYILDKFNKRLHLSKTKLSKFNDSGNMLPFYLASIGFAVDQITKLQILQNFSGLWEKYPQTEMSFMVKFYFILQIAYWIHCYPELFFMKVRSEDISSKVTIYTLYLAFISAAYVSSGTHIALILLAIHYVPEALFALTRIIHCTGKTEISQHGFLVWAVTFVLARLATISIAILIVWFGLGKHDIGKIDITSGNINTQTVRIAWLSAIVLVQAWMAWNFIMSQVQRYRESMPVKSKADKHDRKKKDKLAENQNGGSPRNRTSPRSKKKD from the exons ATGCGAGGAAAGAAGGGAAAAACACCTCCCTTTTTGAGCCAAGAATTTATTATCCAGAATCATGGAGATATCGTATCTTGCGTTTGTATGGTCGTAATGGTGGGATTAATGTTTCAG gcaACACAGCCACTCTCACAAATATTTATTGCTGCTCAACATAACATTACAAAGGAGGTTGAAG ATCAAAAAATTATCAATTATACATATGGTTGGAAAGATTTgtgcacaatatttttttattcactcTGCTGGATTGTTATGCATGCAATTATTCAAGAATATATATTAGAT AAATTTAACAAAAGGCTTCATTTGTCAAAGACAAAACTTAGTAAATTCAATGATTCTGGTAACATGCTTCCATTTTATCTTGCTTCAATTGGGTTTGCTGTTGATCAAATTACCAAG cttcaaatattgcaaaatttttCTGGTTTATGGGAAAAATATCCACAAACGGAAATGAG CTTTATGgtcaagttttattttattttgcaaattgcATACTGGATTCACTGTTACCCTGAGCTGTTTTTTATGAAAGTCCGAAGCGAGGACATATCAAGCAAAGTGACAATCTACACTTTGTACCTTGCTTTCATTTCTGCTGCCTATGTGTCCAG TGGAACACACATTGCACTAATTTTGTTGGCTATCCACTATGTGCCAGAAGCTTTATTCGCACTGACGAGAATTATTCATTGCACAGGGAAAACGGAAATTTCTCAACATGG ATTTTTGGTGTGGGCTGTCACTTTTGTTTTGGCCAGACTTGCTACTATTAGCATCGCGATTTTAATTGTTTG gtTTGGTCTTGGTAAACATGACATTGGTAAAATTGACATCACTAGTGGAAATATTAACACTCAAACTGTGAG AATTGCGTGGCTGTCAGCCATTGTGTTGGTCCAAGCTTGGATGGCGTGGAACTTTATCATGTCGCAAGTTCAACGATACCGGGAGTCAATGCCGGTAAAGTCAAAAGCAGACAAGCATGATCGCAAGAAAAAGGATAAATTGGCTGAGAATCAAAATGGCGGCTCCCCACGTAACAGGACATCGCCAAGATCGAAGAAAAAAGATTAG